Proteins encoded together in one Acholeplasma hippikon window:
- a CDS encoding OsmC family protein encodes MMNPAYKTIITNENGINGSVTADNGFTVQVAPVKGADLEHTNPEQLIGASWATCLNATIYSILKLKQLDNKARVRVEVLLFTHEKTGYRFELHAKAAIENMPFDEVKAIVEHADKFCPVSKLVSGRQGVTLEVEAY; translated from the coding sequence ATGATGAATCCTGCATATAAAACAATTATTACTAATGAAAATGGAATCAACGGTTCTGTAACTGCTGATAACGGCTTCACTGTGCAAGTTGCACCTGTTAAAGGTGCAGACCTTGAACACACAAATCCAGAACAATTAATTGGTGCTTCATGGGCAACTTGTTTAAATGCCACAATTTACTCAATTTTAAAGTTAAAACAATTGGATAATAAGGCTCGTGTTCGTGTTGAAGTACTTTTATTTACACATGAAAAAACTGGATATCGCTTTGAACTACACGCAAAAGCAGCTATTGAAAACATGCCGTTTGATGAAGTTAAAGCAATCGTTGAACATGCCGATAAATTCTGTCCAGTATCTAAATTAGTTAGCGGTCGACAAGGTGTTACACTAGAAGTTGAAGCATATTAA